In the Nocardia asteroides genome, GCTCGCCGTCGACGTCCGCACCACGAGCACCGAGATCGGGCTGTTCTCCGGCAGCGGCGGGCACGCGAGCCTGGTCCGGCAGTGGCGCATGCGCACCGACCCGCTGATGACCGCCGACGAGTTCGCCATGTACCTGCGCGGGCTGGTCGGGGCGCGGCTGGACGAGGTGGTCGGGGTGGTCGCGCTGGCGACCGTCCCGCCGGTGCTGCGCGAGCTGCGCACCATGCTGGAGCGGTACTACGAGAACGTCGCGCACGTGGTGGTCGAGCCGGGGGTGCGCACCGGCATCCCGCTGCTGGTGGACAACCCCAAGGAGATCGGCGCGGACCGGATCGTGAACGCGCTCGCCGCCTACCACCGGTACGAGGGCGCGGCCATCGTCGTCGACTTCGGCACCGCCACCACCGTCGACCTGGTCTCGGCCAAGGGCGAGTTCCTCGGCGGGGTGCTCGCGCCCGGCGTCGAGATCGCCAGCGAGGCGCTGATCGAGCGGGCGGCGCTGCGCCGGGTCGAGCTGGCCCGGCCGCGCGGCGTGGTCGGCAAGAACACCGTCGAGGCCATCCAGTCCGGCGCCGTCTTCGGCTTCGCGGGGCTGGTGGACGGGCTGATCGACCGGGTGCGCGACGAGGTCGAGGCCTTCGCGGGCAACGGCGTCACGGTGGTCGCCACCGGTGCCATCGCGCCGCTCATCGTGCCCGAGTCGGAGACCATCGACCACTACGAACCGCACCTCACGCTGACCGGGCTGCGGCTGGTCTACGAGCGCAATCAGCAGCGGAAGCGGGGCTGACGTGGCCGAGCGCACAGCCGCTGGTGCGGCCCCCGCACCGCTGCTAAGCTGACCGCCGTGATCAACGGCACGCGCCCCCAGGAGTGTTGTCGAGGCTGACCGCCTCGGCCGTTCGAGGCATCGCGACCTCGACCGTTCACGACTTCTGGAGATCCGCTCGTGCGTTCTTCCGTTCTCTCCCTGCCTCGTTCGTACACCGCGGCCCGTGACGCCAGATCCGCGCTGCCGCCGGTCGACCGCTCGACGGCCCCCGCTCTCCCCACCCGGCTGCGCCCGGCCGACCTGCTTCGCCTCACCGACGAGGGCGCCGAGGACGTGCTGGCCGGCCGGTACGACCACCTGCTGCCCGCCCGCGGGCAGTGGCCCGTCGAGGAGCGCTGGGCCAGCAGGCTCAGCTCCGACGACGAGGTCGACGTCTGGCTGATCAGCTGGACGCCGGGTAAGTCCACCGAGCTGCACGACCACGCGGGCTCGCTCGGCGCGCTCACCGTGCTCAGCGGCGCGCTCGCCGAATACCGCTGGAACGGAAGCGAACTCAGGCACCGCACGCTGGAGGCGGGCGACCAGGGGGCGTTCCCGATCGGCTGGGTGCACGACGTCATGCGGGCGCCGCAGCCCCCGGTCGCCGACCCCGCCACCGAACCGACGCTGAGCGTGCACGCGTACTCGCCGCCGCTCACCGCCATGTCCTACTACGAGGTGACCGGCCACGGCACGCTGCGCCGCACCCGTACCGTCCTCACCGATCAGCCCGAAGGTGATATGTGATGGCCACGCTGACCATCGAGCAGATGCTGCAGAACGCCCGCGCCCGGCTGCGCAGGCTGCAATCGCACGAGTACCCGGCCGCGCTGGAGCGCGGCGCCGTCCCGGTCGACATCCGCCCGCAGGCCCAGCGGGCACGGGAGGGCGCGCTGCCCGGCGCGCTGGTGATCGAGCGCAACGTCCTGGAGTGGCGGCTCGACCCGAGCAGCTCCGCGCGGATCGCGCTGGCCACCGGCCACGACGTGGAGTGGATCGTCGTCTGCTCCGAGGGGTACACCTCCAGCCTGGCCGCCGCCGCGCTGCAGGAGCTCGGGCTGCGCAACGCCACCGACCTCGAGGGCGGCTACCGCGGGCTGGAGGCGGCGGGGCTGCTGCACGCCGGGATCCGGGTGCCGCACTTCGCCAGGGAGGTCGCCTCGCTGGCGACGCTCTGATTTATCGCCGGTCCCGCGCCCCCGCTAGGGTTGGCGCTTGTGAGCACCGCGAACAGGTCATCGGCAGTGGGGTCCATCGATCCCGACGTACCCGAGCAGATGCGCATTCGCCGCGAGAAGCGGGAGCGGCTGCTCGCGGAGGGGCGTGAGCCCTATCCGGTGATCGTGCCGCGCACGCACACGCTGGCCGAGATCAGGGCCGCCTATCCGGAGCTGGAAGCCGATACCGCGACCGGGCTGACGGCCGGGGTGGCCGGGCGCATCATATTCCTGCGCAATACCGGCAAACTCTGCTTCGCGCAGTTGCAGGAGGGCGACGGCACCAAACTGCAGGCGATGATCAGCCTGAACGGAGTCGGCGCGGATTCGCTCGCCGCCTGGAAGGCCGATGTCGACCTCGGTGACTTCGTATTCGTGCACGGCGAGGTGATCTCCTCGCGCACCGGCGAATTGAGCATCATGGCCGATTCCTGGTCGATGTCGGCGAAGGCGCTGCGGCCGCTGCCGGTCGCGCACAAGGAACTCGGCGAGGAATCCAGGGTGCGGCAGCGCTACGTGGATCTCGTGGTGCGCCCGGAGGCGCGGCACAATGCCCGCACCCGGGTCGCCGTCGTGCGCGCGCTGCGCTCCGCGCTGGAGCGCCGCGGCTTCCTCGAGGTCGAGACGCCGATGCTGCAGACGCTGCACGGCGGCGCGGCCGCGCGCCCCTTCGTCACCCACTCGAATGCCCTCGACATGGACCTCTACCTGCGCATCGCGCCGGAATTGTTCCTCAAGCGCTGCGTGGTGGGCGGGCTGGAGCGGGTCTTCGAGATCAACCGCAACTTCCGCAACGAGGGCGCCGACTCCACGCATTCGCCGGAGTTCGCCATGCTGGAAACCTACGAGGCATACGCCACCTACGACGAGTCGGCCCGGATGATCCGGGAATTGGTGCAGGAAGTGGCGCAGGAGGCGCTCGGCACACAGCGGGTGATCCTGGCCGACGGCACCGAATACGACCTCTCCGGCGAGTGGACCACGGTCGAGATGTATCCTTCCCTCTCCGCTGCGCTCGGCACCGAGATCACGCCGGAAACCACGGTGCCGGAATTGATCGGCCACGCCGAGCGGGTCGGGCTGGAAATTCCGCAGGACAAGGGCTACGGCCACGGCAAACTCGTCGAGGAACTGTGGGAACACACCTACGGCGACAAGCTCTATGCCCCGACATTCGTGCGCGACTTCCCGGTGGAGACGTCACCGCTCACCCGGCAGCACCGGACCCGCGCCGGCGTCACCGAGAAGTGGGATCTGTATGTCCGCGGCTTCGAGCTGGCTACCGGATATTCGGAGTTGGTCGATCCGGTGATCCAGCGGGAACGCTTCGTGGATCAGGCGCGGCTGGCCGCTCAGGGCGACGACGAAGCCATGGTTCTGGACGAGGACTTCCTCGCCGCGATGGAACACGGGATGCCGCCGACGACCGGAACAGGGATGGGAATCGATCGCTTGTTGATGGCGCTCACCGGTCTCGGAATCCGGGAAACGATACTCTTCCCAATTGTGCGACCGGTCACCCGCTGAGCCGTTCGTTTGCATGTAGGTTGCCGTCTTGGAATTCTGTGAATTCGAGGTATTCTTGCCTCGGGTATTCGGCCTGGTACCAGGGTCGCACGATTTCGAGAGGACGTTCATCTCATGGCAAAGAAGGTCACTGTAAGCCTGATCGATGATGTCGACGGTGAGTCCACCGCGGACGAGACCATCGAGTTCGCAATCGATGGGGTGTCGTACGAGATCGACCTGTCGACGACGAATGCGGCGAAGCTGCGCGACGGGCTCGAGGAGTGGGTTTCGAGTGCGCGCCGGGTGAGCGGCAGGCGCCGGGTGAAGGCGGCCGCCACGGGCGCCACCGCCGCCCCGAAGAACCGCGTTCCGATCGATCGCGAACAAAGCGCGGCAATTCGTGAGTGGGCGCGCCGGAACGGCCACAAGGTTTCCGCCCGCGGCCGCATCTCGGCCGACATCACCGACGCCTACAACAAGGCTGCCAAGGCCTGAGCAGGTCGGCGACGAGCCGCTGCCAGGGTGAATCGTGCGACACTCCGGCAGCGGCTCGTCGGCGTGCCGGGCCCCTCGTCTTGCTCAGGTGACCTCCGAGGCGGCACCATGAGAGCCGTTGACCGTCATCGGCGGTACGGGGAGAGATGAGGTATCGGGCGCGGTGACCGGAACGGGCGGCTCCTTCCTGCGTTTCACCGACGACACCGGGCGCCAGCACGAGCTGGAGCTCGCACCGGAGAACCAGCGGATCACCATCGGGCGGGCTCCGCAGGCCGACGTGGTGCTGAGCTGGGACGCCGAGGTGTCGCGGCTGCACGCCGCGGTCGAGTACCTCGGCTCGCAGTGGACCATCGTGGACGACGGGCTCTCCCGCAACGGCACCTTCGTCAACGGTGAGCGGCTGGTCGGCAGGCGCAGGCTGATGGCGGGCGACCGGATCCGGATGGGCACCGCGCTGCTCTCCTTCCACGACTTCTCCGGCGCGGTGGACGACGCGACCCGCACCTCCACCGCCGCCATCCCCACGCTGCGCTCGCTCACCGACACCCAGCGCTCCGTGCTGGTGGCGCTGTGCAGGCCCTACAAGAACGGCACCGGGTTCGCCACCCCGGCCTCCAACCAGCAGATCGCCGAGGAGCTCTTCCTCAGCGTCGACGCCATCAAGACCCACCTGCGGGCGCTCTTCGCCAAGTTCGGGGTGGAGGATCTGCCGCAGAACCAGAAGCGGGTGCGGCTGGCCGGGCTCGCCATGCAGAGCGGGCTCATCTCCGATCGGGATCTGTAGACGATCCGGCAGGTGCCCGAGCGCCTGACGTATGGAGTGCGGCCCCGCGCGGCGGTTGACTCGAAGCCGGAAGTTCCACCACCGGCAGGAGAAGTCACATGAACGGCATTCGGATCGCCACCCTGATCGCGGCGGTCGTCGGCACCGGCCTGGTCGCCGGGGTGTTCTACGCGTACGCCATCTCGGTGATGCCCGCGCTGCGCCAGACCGACGACCGCGTTGTGCTCGACGTCATGCAGCGGATCAACGTCGTCATCATCAATCCCTGGTTCCTGGTCGCGTTCATCGGGACCATCGGATTCACCGGGCTCGCCGCGCTGCTGCACCTCGGCTCCGAGTACCGCGCGGTGCTGGGATGGATCGCAATCGGATTGGCGCTCAACGTGTTCGCATTCGCCGTCACGATCGCGCTGAACGTTCCGCTGAACAACGTGCTCGACGCCGCGGGCGATGTGAACTCGATCGCGGATCCGGCCGCGCTGCGCGCCGAATACGAATCCCCGTGGGTGCGTTGGAATGTACTGCGCGCGGTTCTGCACACCGCCGCCTTCACGGTGCTCTGCGGCGCGCTCTTCGTCGCCGGAATTCGGCACGCCCAGCGCGGCTGAGCGCGGTATACCGATTGCGGCAGAGACGTTTTCGACTGGAAGGGTGTGCCGAGGCGGCGGTGCGGGCGTTTTCGCGCCCGCGCCGATTCGTACGCCGGTGCATTTTTCCGGCGGGCGGGCGATGCCGCGCGCGGTGAATTTCCCGGCGGGCCCGGCGACGGCCCGGTATGCCGGAAATTCCGCCCGAGGTGTCCGGTGCACCCGCCGGGAACGATCCGCAGCGCCCCGGCGTTACACCCACGACAGCAGCCGGCTCCGCGGCGTGCGCCCCGGCCCCCCGACCCCGGCCCGCGGCGCCGTTCGCTCACAGCGGAACGGGGGCGGAAACGAATCCCCGACCCGCGGCGTTGGCAAGGATGACCACCGAGTCACCGGGTCGCAATAAGGTGGACCGGAAGCGACACGACCACCCGCCAACTAGAGTGGAGGCGGGGGCTGCAAGCCCCGGGCTTCATGGCAGGCTGACGTGACACCAGTCCAGCTGGAAGCGTCGATCGCCGGATTGTCGGAGCAGGAGAGTGAGGGAGCGATGTTCGAGAGGTTCACCGACCGCGCGAGGCGCGTCGTGGTCCTGGCCCAAGAAGAGGCCAGGATGCTCAACCACAACTACATCGGCACCGAGCACATCCTGCTTGGGTTGATCCACGAGGGCGAGGGCGTCGCCGCCAAGTCGCTGGAATCCCTCGGCATCTCGCTCGAGGGTGTGCGCAGCCAGGTGGAGGAGATCATCGGCCAGGGCCAGCAGGCCCCGTCCGGGCACATCCCGTTCACCCCGCGCGCCAAGAAGGTGCTCGAGCTGAGCCTGCGCGAGGCGCTGCAGCTCGGCCACAACTACATCGGCACCGAGCACATCCTGCTCGGGCTCATCCGCGAGGGCGAGGGCGTCGCCGCCCAGGTCCTGGTCAAGCTGGGCGCCGACCTCAACCGGGTGCGTCAGCAGGTCATCCAGCTGCTCTCCGGCTACCAGGGTGGCAAGGAGGCCGTCGAGTCCGGCACCCGCGGCGAGACCGGCACCCCGTCCACCTCGCTGGTGCTCGACCAGTTCGGCCGCAACCTGACCCAGGCCGCCCTCGAGGGCAAGCTGGATCCGGTGATCGGCCGGGCCAAGGAGATCGAGCGGGTCATGCAGGTGCTGAGCCGCCGCACCAAGAACAACCCGGTGCTGATCGGCGAGCCCGGCGTCGGCAAGACCGCCGTCGTCGAGGGGCTGGCGCAGGCCATCGTCAACGGCGAGGTGCCGGAGACGCTCAAGGACAAGCAGCTGTACACCCTCGATCTGGGCTCCCTGGTCGCGGGCAGCCGCTACCGCGGTGATTTCGAGGAGCGCCTGAAGAAGGTGCTCAAGGAGATCAACACCCGCGGCGACATCATCCTGTTCATCGACGAGCTGCACACGCTGGTCGGCGCGGGCGCGGCCGAGGGCGCCATCGACGCGGCCTCGATCCTGAAGCCGAAGCTCGCTCGCGGTGAACTCCAGACGATCGGCGCCACCACCCTCGACGAGTACCGCAAGTACATCGAGAAGGACGCCGCCCTGGAGCGCCGGTTCCAGCCGGTCCAGGTGGGCGAGCCGACCGTCGAGCACACCATCAACATCCTCAAGGGGCTGCGCGACCGGTACGAGGCGCACCACCGCGTCTCGATCACCGATGGCGCCCTCGTCGCCGCCGCCACCCTGGCCGACCGGTACATCAACGACCGGTTCCTCCCGGACAAGGCGATCGACCTGATCGACGAGGCGGGCGCGCGGATGCGCATCCGCCGGATGACCGCGCCGCCGGATCTCCGCGAGTTCGACGACAAGATCGCCGACGCCCGCAGGGAGAAGGAGTCCGCGATCGACGCGCAGGACTTCGAGAAGGCCGCGCGGCTGCGCGACAAGGAGAAGCAGCTCGTCGCCAAGCGCGCCGAGCGGGAGAAGCAGTGGCGCTCCGGTGACCTGGACGTCGTCGCCGAGGTCGACGACGAGCAGATCGCCGAGGTGCTGGCCAACTGGACCGGTATCCCCGTCTTCAAGCTCACCGAGGAGGAGACCACCCGGCTGCTCCGCATGGAGGACGAGCTGCACCGGCGGATCATCGGCCAGGAGGACGCGGTCAAGGCGGTCTCCAAGGCGATCCGCCGCACCCGTGCCGGGCTGAAGGATCCCAAGCGCCCCTCGGGCTCGTTCATCTTCGCCGGCCCGTCCGGCGTCGGTAAGACCGAGCTCTCCAAGGCGCTGGCGAACTTCCTCTTCGGCGACGACGACGCGCTCATCCAGATCGATATGGGCGAGTTCCACGACCGCTTCACCGCCTCGCGGCTCTTCGGTGCCCCTCCCGGGTACGTGGGCTACGAGGAGGGCGGGCAGCTCACCGAGAAGGTGCGCCGCAAGCCGTTCTCGGTGGTGCTGTTCGACGAGATCGAGAAGGCGCACCAGGAGATCTACAACACCCTCCTGCAGGTGCTCGAGGACGGCCGCCTGACCGATGGTCAGGGCCGCACGGTCGACTTCAAGAACACCGTGCTGATCTTCACCTCGAACCTCGGCACCTCGGACATCTCCAAGGCGGTCGGGCTCGGCTTCGCGCAGTCGAACAACGCGGGCTCGAACTACGAGCGGATGAAGCTCAAGGTCAACGACGAGCTGAAGAAGCACTTCCGCCCGGAGTTCCTGAACCGCATCGACGACGTGATCGTCTTCCACCAGCTCACCAGCGAGCAGATCGTCGAGATGGTGGACCTGATGATCAACCGGGTCGCGACCCAGCTGCGGAACAAGGACATGGAGATCGAGCTGGCCCCGCAGGCCAAGAGCCTGCTGGCCAAGCGCGGGTTCGACCCGGTGCTCGGTGCCCGTCCGCTGCGCCGCACGATCCAGCGCGAGATCGAGGACCAGCTGTCCGAGAAGATCCTCTTCGGGGAGATCGGTGCGGGGCAGACGGTCGTCGTCGACGTCGAGGGCTGGGATGGTGAGGGGTCCGGTGAGGATGCCAAGTTCACCTTCTCGCCGAAGGCGAAGTTGACCAAGTCGGGCGACGAGAAGCCGGAGGTTGTTCTCACCGGAGCCGGTGAGGGTGCTTCCGCCGAGGTTGCCGGCGAGTAGTCGTCAGCTCGGGAAAGGCCCGCTCCCCTCCGGGGGAGCGGGCCTTTCCCGTTGCGAACGGGATATCACAACGCCCGAGCCCCCCTTCGCGGCGCCGCCGCCCGCCCGGGGCGTTGCGCCGGTAGGCGCGGGGATTCGGGGGCGGAGCCCCCGAGTGCTCAAATTTCTTCTTTGTCGAGGCCGGGGACGGCGGCCAGGCGGGTCTGGGCGGGGAGACGCGCCGCTACGCGGAAACCCCCACTCGGCCGCGGCCCGGCGGTGAGCGCACCGCCCAGTTCGTGCGCCCGCTCCCGCATCCCGATGATCCCGTCCCCGCCGCGCGGCCCCGGGGTCCGCGGCGGCGGGGCGACGGGCCGGGTGTTGTCGACGGTGATGTCGACCGAATCGGCGGCATACCGAAGCGTCACCGTCGCCTCGGCCCCCGGCGCGTGCCGCTGCACGTTGCGCAGCGACTCCACCACGATCCCGGCCCCGACCGCATCGATCGCCGCGGGCAGCGGCGCGGCGGTGCCGATCACCCGATACGTCACCGCGACCCCGGACGAACGAGCCCGCTGCATGATCCCGTCCAGATCGTCGAGGCTCGGCGCATCCGGCTTCGGCGCTGGCTTCGGCACCGCGGGAACCTCCGCGGACTCCCGCCGGACCTCCTTCTGCGGCCGAGCCAGGAACCCGGCGGTCCGCCCGAGCAGCCCCTCGTCCCGCACGGGACGATCGTCATCCGCCGCAGGCTCCTCCGCCCGCACCCCGGTCCGCCGCAGGCTGCTCAGCAACTCCTGCGCGTCCTCGAGCGCGGCCCTGCTCGCCGTCTTCACGGCGGCCAGCGCCACCACCACCTGCTGCGGCTTGCGCTCGGCCAGCTCCAGCGCGAGCCCGGACTGCTTGTTGATGGCCGACAGACTGTGCACGACCACCCCGTGCAGCTCCTCGGCGAGCGCGAGCCGCTCGGCGGCGCTCTCCCGCTCGCGCCGCGCGATCCCCTCCCACGGCTCGGCCTCCTCCAGCCGCTGCGCGTACCGCACCAGCTCGGCGCGCTGGCGCAGCAGCTCGGCGGTGCCCGCCAGCGCGACCGCCCAGCCCAGCGCGCCCAGCGCCTGCCAGCCGTCGGTCTCCCGGCCGAGCAGCGCGGGCAGCGGCCAGACCATGCACAGGTAGGCCACCGGGATCGCGGGGAAGGTGTAGCGCGGCGGCGCGACGGCGGCCGCGGCAAGGAAGGCGGCGGCGGGCGCGGCCAGCGCGGGCAGGTAGTGATGCCCGAGCAACGGGTAGGCGATCGCCACCGCGAACACCACGTACAGCACCGGCAGCGGGTGGTACCGGCGCAGGACCAGCGCGACCGGACCGGCGATGAGCAGCGCGGTTCCGAGCGCGTCCAGCGGGTCGGTGGCGACCTGTCGCAGGTCGAGCGCGAAGCCGAGGGCGAGCTGCAGCACCGCGACCCCGCCCGCGAGCCCCCAATCCCACACCACCGAACCGCGATTCGTGTTACCTGGCGCTCTCACCCCGCCAGACTATGCGCCGCGGCCACCCGGCGCGGCAGGAGTACACACCCCCGCCGCGTACTCCGGGCACACCGCCGGTGACCACGGGTATGGTCTCGGGATGGTCGATCAGTCGATTCGTCTTCCGGATCTGTCCGCCCGGCCGCACGAGCTCGCGGTGGAGCGGGTCATGTCCGCCTCCGCCGGACTGCTCTTCGCGGCGTGGACCAGGGGCTTCGACCTGTGGCTGGCAGAACCCGATTCGCTGCTGCTGGCCGGTGCGGTGAATACCCCGTTCTTCTTCGAGACCGAGAACGCCGGCGTCCGGCACCCGCACTACGGCCGTTTCCTGCGGCTGGAGAACGAGCGGCTGGTGGAGCTGACCTGGGTGAGCGCGGACACCCGCGGCGCCGAGACGGTGGTCTCGGTGCAGTTCGTCCGGCAGCCGCGCGGCATCCGGCTGCGGCTGCGGCACTCCGGCTTCGCCGATATGGCCGCCAGGGACGCGCACCGGGCTGCCTGGCCCGCGGTGCTGGAGCAACTCGACAAACGGCTGAGCGCGGTCGGGTAGCGGCCCGCCGCCGGCTCAGGCGAACCAGCGCCGAGCGGCCGGGGTGTACATGGCGGGCACCGCGACCAGCACCGCGAGCACGTGTACCGCGCGCACCACGGTGAGCAGCAGGCCGTGCGGGCCGAGCGCGGCGAACGGGTCGGTGAGCGAGTCCGCGGAGAGCAGCCTGGCCGCCGGTTCGACCACCAGCGATGCCAGCCCGGCGATCCCGATGCCGACGGTGAGCAGCGCCCGCGCCCAGCGGTCACCGTGCACCATGCGCAGCACCACCGCGAGGACCAGCAGGTAGAGGGCGCCCCGCCAGAGCAGCGGGGCGGCACCGGTGTCGTCGACCCGGGCCAGCCCCTCCAGGACGCCCGCGCCGAGCGCGGTGAGGAATCCGGCGCAGGCCACCCGGACCGGGCGCGGCGCCGCCGGACCGGTGGCGGGCAGGGAAAGCGAACGGGCAGTGTCGGCCATGACGCCGACACTGCCCGCTCCGATGCGAACCGCGGATCACGCCGCGGTAGCGACCTCTTCCCGTACCGGGGTACGGGGTACGGCCGCGAACTCGGTGAGCGCCGCGAACAGCAGCCCGAGCGCGACCCACAGCGTGCCGGAGACCGCGAGCGACGAGACCCGGAACTCCCACAGCAGACTCGCCGGGAAATCCGCCCCGACCTCGTTGACGCCGGGAAGCAGCACGTAGCCGATGGTTACGACGACGGCGAAGGCAGCGACCCCGCCGATCAGCCGCACGGACCGCAGCTGCCCGGCCGGCAACCGGTAGCCGTAGGCCGCCGCGGCGACCGCGACCAGCCCGAGCAGCACGGCGGCCACCCAGAGCCAGGTGCGGTCGTTGATCGTCTCCGGATCGCCGACCGCGGGCGGATTCGCCGGGTACTTGAAGAACGGGACGAGCACGACGGCCAGCCAGCCGGCCAGCGCGACCGCGAGGCCGAAGAGCGGCCCGCTGCCGAACCGCCGCAGCAGGTGCACCGCCGCGCCGACGAGCACGCCGAACGCCGCACCGGCGAGGCCGAGCGCGAGGAACTGCCCGAACTTCTGCCCGTCCCGGCTGACCAGCGCCTCTTCCTCGTCGTGCGAGTGCCCGGCCGGTTCGTCGGTGTGCGGATGGTCCTGCGCGGCCGCCTCCTCGATGGCGATGGCAGCGTCGACCTTCGGTTCACCGACGAAGTAGCCGACCGTGGCCGCGAGCAGCCCCGCGAGCACCCCGGCGAGCAGCCCCCGCAGCAGCAGGGTCCGCAGGGATTCGGTCAGTGGCACGGAAGCCCCAGCAGGTGCCGTCCGTCGTGCATCAGCTCGTGCAGGTACATCCCGGAGCGAGAGACCGCACCCTGGTCGAAGCCGACCAGGTAGAGCGTGAGCAGGGCGAGCAGGACGACGCCGACCGTGACCAGAATGGTGGCGAGTGATTCCGATACCCGGGATGCGGGCGAGTGCGCGATGGCCATGCGAGTCCTCCTGGGGTGTACGCGACCCCGTCGTGTCGGTGCGACGGTGCCGGTGTCTGGCTCTGAACAGTGGCGCGACCGCTCCGGAGTCTCACCGGATTACCGCAACACCCTCGCTTCTTCCACGGAAACTGTGACATCGCAAAACCCCCCTCGTCAACAGCTGTGACGAGGGGTGATCGGAACCGGGGTCAGCCCTGCGGCTTGCCTGCCACGTCGAGCACGACCTCGAACTCGAGCAGCGAGGCGCCGGTCGCCACCGGCTTGCGCGCCTCGCCCGCGTGCGCCTCGCGCGCCGGGCCGTCGCGCCAGGCCGCGAACGACTCCTCGGACTCCCACTGCGTCACCACGAAGTACCGGTTCTCCCCGGCCGTGGGGCGGAGCAGCTGGAAACCCAGAAACCCGGGGGAGTTCTCCACCGCGTGCGCCCGGTGCGCGAAGCGCTTCTCCAATTCGGCGCCCGCGCCCTCGGGGATCTCGATCGCATTGATCTTTACAACAGCCATGGCTCCAACGTAGCGGCTCGCGCCGCCTACGCTCGGTCCCCATGCTCTACGACGAAGGCGGCACGGGGGTGCCCATCCTGTTGCTGCACGGGCTGATGGGCAGCGCGCGAACCTGGAGCGATCAGCTGGGGTGGCTGCGCGAGTTCGGCCACGTGTACACCTTCGACGCCGCGGGGCACGGGCGCCCGGCCCCCGCCGAGCTCGGCACCGAGGCCTTCGTCGCCGATCTGGCCGCGGCCACCGAGGCGATCGCGGAGCCGATGGTGCTGGTCGGGCACTCGATGGGGGCCCTGCACGGGTGGGTCTTCGCGGCCGCCCACCCGGAGCGGGTGCGGGCGCTGGTGGTGGAGGACATCGCGCCGGATTTCCGCGGGCGCACCGCCGCCGGGTGGGCGGCCATGATCGAGGGCTGGCCGCAGCCCTTCCCGGACGAGGCGGCGGTGCTCGGCTATTTCGGCGAGGTCGCCGGGCGATATTTCCTGCGCGCATTCCGGCGGGACGGCGACGGATATCGGCTGCACGGGGCCGTGTCGACCTTCCGGGACATCTCCGAGGAGTGGGGGAGCCGCGATTTCTGGGCGCAGTGGGAGGCGCTGCGCATTCCCGCCCTGCTGATCGAGGGCGAATTCACCATCACACCGCCCGGACAGATGCGGCGCATGGCCGAGCGGGCCGATACCCGCTACGTGCGGGTCGCGGGCGCCGGGCACCTGGTGCACGACGAGCAACCCCGGCGCTACCGCGAAGAAGTGGAGTCGTTCCTGCGCGACGTGCTCGCGCGCGGATAGCGCGGCGAGCCGGTGCGCGCGGGCGCGGCTACCGGCTGCCCTCGCCCGCCAGGGCGAACAGCCCATCGTCGGTCTGCTCGATCAGCCCGTCCACCAGCAGCGAATCCAGCGCGCGGGCGCGCTGCCCCGGATCCCGCGGCCAGGCCAGGTCCAGCCGCAGCCGCTCGACCGGCCCGTCGGCGGCGCGCAGCACGTCGAGCAGCCGCCCGCGCGCCTGCCGGTCGGTGCCCTCGTACTTCTGCGTCTTCCGCACCACCTCGGCCGCCGGACGCCCGGCGGCAACCCACGCGCAGCGCGGCAGCGGGCACGCGTCGCAGGCTGGAGAGCGGGCCGTGCAGATGGTGGCCCCCAGCTCCATGAGCGCCGCCGAGAAGACGGCCGCCCGCCGCACCCGGGCGGGCAGCAGCGCCTCGGTCTCCGGCAGGTCGCGCGGTGACGGGTTGCCCGCGTCACCGAGCCCGTGCACCGCGCGCGCCACCACCCGGCGCACATTGGTGTCGACCACTGGCACCCGCTGCCCGTAGGCGAAGCAGGCCACCGCGCGCGCGGTGTACGCGCCGATGCCGGGCAGCGCGAGCAGCAGCTCGACATCGTCGGGCACCTCGTCCCCGTACCGCGCGGCCAGCACCGTCGCGCACTCGTGCAGCCGCAGCGCCCGGCGC is a window encoding:
- a CDS encoding ATP-dependent Clp protease ATP-binding subunit, with translation MFERFTDRARRVVVLAQEEARMLNHNYIGTEHILLGLIHEGEGVAAKSLESLGISLEGVRSQVEEIIGQGQQAPSGHIPFTPRAKKVLELSLREALQLGHNYIGTEHILLGLIREGEGVAAQVLVKLGADLNRVRQQVIQLLSGYQGGKEAVESGTRGETGTPSTSLVLDQFGRNLTQAALEGKLDPVIGRAKEIERVMQVLSRRTKNNPVLIGEPGVGKTAVVEGLAQAIVNGEVPETLKDKQLYTLDLGSLVAGSRYRGDFEERLKKVLKEINTRGDIILFIDELHTLVGAGAAEGAIDAASILKPKLARGELQTIGATTLDEYRKYIEKDAALERRFQPVQVGEPTVEHTINILKGLRDRYEAHHRVSITDGALVAAATLADRYINDRFLPDKAIDLIDEAGARMRIRRMTAPPDLREFDDKIADARREKESAIDAQDFEKAARLRDKEKQLVAKRAEREKQWRSGDLDVVAEVDDEQIAEVLANWTGIPVFKLTEEETTRLLRMEDELHRRIIGQEDAVKAVSKAIRRTRAGLKDPKRPSGSFIFAGPSGVGKTELSKALANFLFGDDDALIQIDMGEFHDRFTASRLFGAPPGYVGYEEGGQLTEKVRRKPFSVVLFDEIEKAHQEIYNTLLQVLEDGRLTDGQGRTVDFKNTVLIFTSNLGTSDISKAVGLGFAQSNNAGSNYERMKLKVNDELKKHFRPEFLNRIDDVIVFHQLTSEQIVEMVDLMINRVATQLRNKDMEIELAPQAKSLLAKRGFDPVLGARPLRRTIQREIEDQLSEKILFGEIGAGQTVVVDVEGWDGEGSGEDAKFTFSPKAKLTKSGDEKPEVVLTGAGEGASAEVAGE
- a CDS encoding sensor histidine kinase, producing MRAPGNTNRGSVVWDWGLAGGVAVLQLALGFALDLRQVATDPLDALGTALLIAGPVALVLRRYHPLPVLYVVFAVAIAYPLLGHHYLPALAAPAAAFLAAAAVAPPRYTFPAIPVAYLCMVWPLPALLGRETDGWQALGALGWAVALAGTAELLRQRAELVRYAQRLEEAEPWEGIARRERESAAERLALAEELHGVVVHSLSAINKQSGLALELAERKPQQVVVALAAVKTASRAALEDAQELLSSLRRTGVRAEEPAADDDRPVRDEGLLGRTAGFLARPQKEVRRESAEVPAVPKPAPKPDAPSLDDLDGIMQRARSSGVAVTYRVIGTAAPLPAAIDAVGAGIVVESLRNVQRHAPGAEATVTLRYAADSVDITVDNTRPVAPPPRTPGPRGGDGIIGMRERAHELGGALTAGPRPSGGFRVAARLPAQTRLAAVPGLDKEEI
- a CDS encoding SRPBCC family protein → MVDQSIRLPDLSARPHELAVERVMSASAGLLFAAWTRGFDLWLAEPDSLLLAGAVNTPFFFETENAGVRHPHYGRFLRLENERLVELTWVSADTRGAETVVSVQFVRQPRGIRLRLRHSGFADMAARDAHRAAWPAVLEQLDKRLSAVG
- a CDS encoding CbtA family protein — its product is MPLTESLRTLLLRGLLAGVLAGLLAATVGYFVGEPKVDAAIAIEEAAAQDHPHTDEPAGHSHDEEEALVSRDGQKFGQFLALGLAGAAFGVLVGAAVHLLRRFGSGPLFGLAVALAGWLAVVLVPFFKYPANPPAVGDPETINDRTWLWVAAVLLGLVAVAAAAYGYRLPAGQLRSVRLIGGVAAFAVVVTIGYVLLPGVNEVGADFPASLLWEFRVSSLAVSGTLWVALGLLFAALTEFAAVPRTPVREEVATAA
- a CDS encoding CbtB domain-containing protein, which translates into the protein MAIAHSPASRVSESLATILVTVGVVLLALLTLYLVGFDQGAVSRSGMYLHELMHDGRHLLGLPCH
- the mhuD gene encoding mycobilin-forming heme oxygenase MhuD — its product is MAVVKINAIEIPEGAGAELEKRFAHRAHAVENSPGFLGFQLLRPTAGENRYFVVTQWESEESFAAWRDGPAREAHAGEARKPVATGASLLEFEVVLDVAGKPQG